A single genomic interval of bacterium harbors:
- a CDS encoding DMT family transporter — MKASRQVEIGAILLLTAIWGSAFAFIKIALEAFTPWQLVLARFIPTIPIFLWISWRHRDTLLTLTKMEWLKLTIAGLSATALYNIALNTGETRVGAGLASLVISLNPAFIIGGAILFRGEKVSKRFFLGAGVSFLGVIILTLSRNRFGFDTTALTGVFVILLCPFSWALYTLLIHDVAKRAGSMAAPAVAVVIGTVLLLPTYPFTFPDRIPTDIVAWSCVAFLGLASTVIGFSLWSWLLKHRGAARTGMVVYLNVVWGVFFAWLVLDEVIAWNTILGAAFILTGVAISRRSS; from the coding sequence TTGAAAGCTTCCCGACAGGTCGAGATTGGCGCGATTCTTCTACTAACCGCCATCTGGGGATCGGCTTTCGCATTCATTAAAATTGCGCTCGAGGCGTTTACTCCATGGCAACTGGTGCTCGCCCGTTTTATTCCCACCATCCCAATCTTTCTCTGGATTAGTTGGCGTCATCGCGATACTCTGCTTACCCTCACGAAAATGGAATGGTTGAAACTCACCATCGCCGGACTCAGCGCCACCGCTTTATACAATATCGCCCTCAATACCGGTGAAACCCGAGTCGGCGCCGGATTGGCAAGTTTGGTTATATCGCTGAATCCCGCCTTCATCATCGGCGGTGCGATTCTCTTTCGCGGGGAAAAAGTATCGAAGCGGTTCTTTCTCGGGGCGGGGGTCTCTTTTCTCGGTGTGATTATCCTAACTCTGTCGCGTAATAGATTTGGTTTTGATACGACGGCATTGACTGGGGTCTTTGTTATCTTACTATGTCCGTTCAGTTGGGCTTTGTATACGCTGCTTATCCACGATGTTGCAAAACGCGCCGGATCAATGGCGGCACCGGCAGTGGCGGTCGTTATCGGAACGGTATTGTTGTTGCCGACCTATCCGTTTACGTTTCCCGACCGGATTCCCACGGATATCGTCGCTTGGTCGTGTGTGGCATTTTTGGGCTTGGCTTCGACTGTAATCGGCTTTAGTTTATGGTCATGGCTATTGAAGCACCGGGGGGCCGCACGAACTGGAATGGTTGTATATTTAAATGTGGTTTGGGGTGTGTTTTTTGCATGGTTAGTTTTAGATGAGGTGATCGCATGGAACACGATACTTGGTGCAGCATTCATTCTAACTGGCGTCGCGATATCGCGGCGGTCATCGTAA